From Oncorhynchus keta strain PuntledgeMale-10-30-2019 chromosome 25, Oket_V2, whole genome shotgun sequence, one genomic window encodes:
- the LOC127911667 gene encoding annexin A1-like has protein sequence MVNQELADSDARALYEAGEKRKGTDCSVFIDILTTRSAPQLRQAFERYTKYSKVDVAKAIDLELKGDIENCLTAVVKCAGSYFLC, from the exons ATGGTGAACCAGGAACTTGCTGACAGTGATGCCAGg GCCCTGTATGAGgctggagagaagaggaagggaacAGACTGCTCTGTCTTCATTGACATTCTGACCACCAGAAGTGCTCCTCAGCTCCGCCAAG cgTTTGAGAGGTACACCAAGTACAGTAAGGTGGATGTGGCAAAGGCTATTGACCTGGAACTGAAGGGAGACATTGAGAACTGTCTGACTGCCGTAG TGAAGTGTGCTGGAAGCTATTTTCTTTGCTGA